The Lolium perenne isolate Kyuss_39 chromosome 6, Kyuss_2.0, whole genome shotgun sequence genome segment atatagttcagaaagtgaattgcgaacttttcattaccagtactgttacctattcaaagtcgagttctggcggactgtcaatttgtcctttaatgaaagcctccggtgtttccacttgaataatatcaacatcaacattataggaatcacctgagatataatgcttgagtctttgtccattcaccacttgcgtggcattgccttggagagagctaattttgattgctcctgaacgatacacctcctcgacaacatatggtccttcccatttcgagagtaatttccctgcaaagaatctgagacgagaccgatacaataggactttatccccaatattaaattctcttttgataatccttctatcatgccattttttaactttttctttaaagagtttagcattttcataagcttcacttctccattcatctagagaacttaattgcaacaacctcttatcaccggcaagtttaggatctttatttaattctctaactgcccaataagctttgtgctctagttctaaaggtaaatgacaagctttcccataaaccattttataaggtgacattcccatgggatttttataagcagttctataagcccatagtgcatccttcaatttactagcccaattctttctagttttattaacagtcttttgcaagatagatttaatttctctatttgataattctacttgcccactagtttgaggatgataagcggaagcaattctatgattaataccatatctagcaagagtctttctaaaaccaccatgaataaaatgagaacctccatcagttataatatatctaggcactccaaatctaggaaaaataatgtctaaaagcattcttaaagaggtctcaccatcagcactttttgtaggtatggcttccacccatttagtaacataatcaacagcaacaagtatatgagtgttaccttctgaagacggaaaaggtcccatgaagtcaaatccccaacaatcaaatggttcaataacaagagtataattcataggcatttcattacgtctggagatattaccaaccctttggcattcatcacaagataaaataaactttctcgcatccttgaagagagttggccaataaaaacctgattgtagaaccttttgcgcggttctttctccggcgtgatgtcctccataagcactaccatgacatttactcaatatctcttgttgttcatgttcgggaacacaccttcgcagaataccatccactccttctttatataagtgtgggtcatcccagaaataatgcctcaagtcataaaagaatttcctcctttgctgagctgaaaaggttggaggcaagtacttggaaacaataaagttagcataatcagcataccaaggactgtctcgcgagctcacctttattacagccaattgttcatttggaaaactatcattaacaggaacaggatcataagcaatattttccaatctagataaattatcagcaacaggattatcagcacctttcctatctacaatatgtaaatcaaattcttgcaaaagaagtacccatctaataagcctcggcttagcatctttctttgtcataaggtatctaattgcagcatgatcagtatgaatcgtaacttttgaatcaacaatataagatctaaatttatcacaagcaaagactacagctaataattctttttcagttgtagcataatttctttgagcagcatcaagagttttactagcataatgaataacatttagttttttatctactcgctgtccaagaacagtgcctacagcaaaatcactagcatcacacataatttcaaatggtaagttccaatcaggaggttcaactataggagcagttgttaaggctttcttaagagtttcaaaagcttccatacaatcgtcatcaaaaacaaaaggtacgtctttttgaagaagattagtaagaggctttgaaatcttggagaaatctttaataaatctcctataaaacccagcatgaccaagaacactacgaatacctttaacatccctcggatagggcatcttctcaattgcttcaactttagctctatcaacttcaatacctctctcgaaaattttatgtcccaatacaattccttcattaaccataaagtggcatttctcccaattaagaacaaggttagtttcttcacatctctgcaaaactttatcaaggtttcgcaaacaaatatcaaaagaattcccatagacggaaaaatcatccatgaatacttccacaatactctcacaaaagccatgaaaaatagcagacatgcatctttgaaaagtagcaggagcattacataaaccaaaaggcatacgcctataagcataagttccatagggacaagtaaaagtggttttctcttgatctttagttttaacagcaatttgtgaaaacccagaataaccatcaagaaagcaaaaatgagtatttttagacaatctttctagcatttgatcaataaatggtaaagggtaatgatctttcttagtaactttattaacttttcgaaaatcaatgcacattctataccctacaactactctttgagggatgagctcatcattatcattaggcacaacagtcattcctcctttcttgggaacgcaatgcacaggactaacccatctactatcagcaataggatatataataccagctttaagaagttttaatacctcattccttaccacctccttcatcttcggaattagacgacgctgatgttcaacaacaggctttgcatcatcttccatattaatagcatgttggcaaatagaaggagaaatccccttcaaatcatcaagagtgtagccaatagctcctcggtgtttcttcaatatttccaataacctttcttcctcaatctctgaaagcttagaactaataataacaggatatattttcttatcatcaatatgagcatatttaagattatcaggcaaaggctttaattcaaaaacaggatcttcctttggtggcggtgttgtactcaaatcttccaccggtaaatcatgcttgagaataggttggcggagaaaaatttcctcaagctcatctctttctttcctaaaaacttcactctcgctattctccaaatgttgctacaaaggattattaggaacaagaacaatagatgcacactgttccattttaaaatcattactaggcaaatcagctttataaggagttttggtaaatttagagaagttaaactcatatgattcaccagcaaatttagtcaaaattttctctttcttgcaatctataatagctccacaagtatttagaaaaggtctaccaaaaataataggacaataatcactagcagcagaaccaagtaccaaaaagtcagcaggatatttaatcttaccgcataaaacttccacatctcgaacaataccaattggagaaatagtttctctattagccagctgaataaccacatcaatatcttcaagttcacaagaatcaatttcgtgcataatctccgtgtaaagctcataaggaatagcgctaacacttgcaccaatatcacataaaccataatagcaatgatcaccaattctaacagatagcataggaacactaacttgtttgggtttattaggatgtgaaacaatattagaagcatcttcacagaaaataatatgaccatcctccacattttcagtcacaagatctttaactattgcaacaaagcaggttcaacttttatttgttcttcgggttctacgggtttcttttcacttttatgaaccgcactatttataacagagtactccttcattttagcagggaaaggagttttttcaatataagcttcgggaataacatgatcagcgatttcaactacaacgcatttattaatagatgaatcaattttatctttatacggttcatgatacttatcaaaattcttcttaggcaattcataatgagaggcaaaagctttataaagatttgcagcaacttgagaatcaagaccatatgtagcactcatattacgaaatttatcagtatccataaaagcttcaatgcatttataatcataaattatacctgattctctatccttgtcgttctcccaaccttcagtattttcttggatctgatcaagaaggtcccttttaaactcttctttgttgcgtgtaaatgatccagaacaagaagtatccagcaaggtcttgtcttgaaaagaaagtcttgcatagaaattatcaataataacattaccaggaagctcatgaatggggcatttgagcattaaagacttcaatctcccccaagcttgggcaatactctctccatcatgaggccaaaaattatatatgcgattccgatccttgtgaatttcacttggaggatagaacttagaataaaaccggggcacaagatcattccattcaagagaatcccctttatccaagaatttataccaatgcgccgccttactgcacagcgatatagagaatagtttcttcctcacttcatccatagcaatacctgcacacttgaataaaccgcataattcatgtaagaacagtaaatgatctccgggatggacagttccatccccttcatagcggttatccataacacgttcaataattttcataggtattttatatggtatcacttcctcacctggcgcctcatccactaccgttgcagtagtagtagatttcccaaatagaaattgaagagaagatctctccataatgacttatagcagcaggcagaaataaaatcagcacaaacagtaaaggttttccttaccaatttcacttaccaatagcgcttcactccccggcaacggcaccagaaaatagtcttgatgacccacaagtataggggtgtatcgtagtattttcgataagtaagaatgtcgatcccaacgaggagcagaaggtgttgacaagcagtttcgatgaaggattcactgtaaatgctcacagacaagtattcagggggttttgatgtaacagttgaataaagtacgagtaagtaaagtgcgagagtaacaattgcagcgagtggcccaatcctttttagcgcaaaggacaagccgggttgtttacttataatgaccaaacgttctcgaggacacacgggattttagtctagtgctttcgctacatacagctaaataatcttcattgttatgataagtgttgtgtgggtgaacctatgctaatgtaccgcccttcctaggactaatacatacttgtgattataccccttgcaagcatccgcaactacaagaaagtaattaagaataaatctaaccacagccttaaactacgagatcctcgctatccctccccgcatcgatataccaacgggggtttaggtttctgtcactccggcaaccccgcaatcggcaaacgagtacaagatgcattcccctaggcccataaaggtgaagtgtcatgtagtcgacgttcacatgacaccactagaagaataacaccacaacttaaatatcataacattgaatattactcaaccatagttcactactaacatttatacttcacccatgtcctcaagaactaaacgaactactcatgagacatcatatggaacatgatcagaggtgatatgatgatgaataacaatctgaacataaaccttggctcaatggtttcactcaatagcatcaacaacaagtagaaatcgataccgtgagagtttcccctatcaaacaatcaagatcaaacccaaattgctacggcggtgacgatgtctagtggtggagacggtggtgatgatggtggagatgatgatgatggtgatggagatgatgtccagctcgatgacggtgacgatggcgtcgatttccccctccgggagggaatttccccggcggattcctgcccgccggagagctcttttctctctggtgttctccgccccgcagaggcggctgtaactcttcgcgaggtaccctctgtggcttaggtttttgggacgaagggtttcgcgaagaaaaggaggcgaaaggggctgtggggcccccacaccacaaggtggcgcggccaggccatgggccgcgccggcctgtggtctggccccaccttgggccttctcagctcctccttctggcttccttcgtcatcttgaaaaataggattttttggtataatttccttccacagttgatcttccgaaatattgcgttctgacggtgctttttccagcagaatcctggctccggtgcttgatcctccaataatgatgaaacatgcaaaatagatgaaataacataagtattgtgtcccaatatgaaatatatcaatgaataacagcaaattatgatataaaatagtgatgcaaattggacgtatcatggtgCCTCGACTCCGGCGCCACTCACCACATGACCGGTCGACGGGAGTTCTTCGCCGACCTTGCCTCCGACGTGCGAGGCTCCGTCAAGTTTGGGGATGCCTCCGCCGTGGAGATTAAGGGCGTCGGCTCCGTCACCTTCACAGCCAAGACTGGAGAGCTTTGGCTTCTCACTGGTGTCTACTACATTCCTGCGCTGAGGAACTCCATCATCAGCCTGGACAGCTGGATGAGAACGGCTCGAGCGTGCTGATCGAGCATGGGACCCAACACATATGGGATCGCCACCGTTGCCTGCTTGCCAAGGTAACCAGAGGCACAAATCGCCTCTATGTTCTTGATGTGCAGGTGGCACAACCCCTCTGTCTCGCTGCTCATCGGGAGGACGAGGCGTGGCAGTGGCACGAGCGCTTCGAGCATCCTCACTTCGAGGCCCTGAAGCGTCTCAGTGACACGGAGATGGTGCGAGGCCTGCTGTGCCTCGACCATGTGGAGCAGTTCTGGGACGTCCGGGCGAGCTTCCGAGCCAAGGAGACGCTCGAGCTCGTGCACAGTGACTTGTACAGCTCGGGGTGGCTCAGCGCTCCCACAAGATGACGTACAAGACTTAGGCGGAGAATGTTGGATAAAGTCCCTGTACTGTTGTCTCTGTGGAGAGGCTGCTGCACATGGTCATGTGGAGGACTGGCTGCCGCATACATGGTCCTTGTGAAGGACTGCTGTTAGGATAGGAAAGTATCTTTGACTGCCTTTAGGGGGATCAAGGACTGGCAGTTAGCAGCACCCTTGACTACTTTTAGAGGCATCAAGGACTGGCAGTTAGACTAGCATCTTAGCATATTCGTGGCTGGCTAGCAGCTATATATCTGTATCCCCAACCCTCTGGTTGGTTATGGCATTGTGTGAGATGTGTGTGAAATAAACCAACGAAAATTGCCCCAACTCTCCTAgtgtcatcctcttcttcatgaAAGTGAGGCTAGAGATACTAACAGAATGGACGATGGCACGCCAGCGGGCAAAGATTGCATGGCTGAGGGAGGGGGACGCCAACACGACCTTCTTCCACTAGCATGCGGCCTATAGGCGCCAAAAGAACGTGATCCACAACTTTCGGGTGAATGGCGCGGTGTCTCGGACCATGCGGCCATGGCTGAAGCTACCTTCGCACACTTTGAGGATATGCTTGGCACCTCGGTGGAGCAAACGCACTCGCTGGACTTGGACTTTCTGGGCACGTCCTCAGAGGACCTCTCCGAGCTCGAGGCGGCGTTCACTGAGGACGAGGTCTGGGAGGTAATCAGGCATCTGCCGCCGGGCAAGTAACCCGGACCTGATGGGTTCACGGCTGAGTTCTTGCAGAAGTGTTGGAGTGTGGTCAAGGCTGACTTCATGGCGGCCTTCGACAAGCTATACACGATGTGCGAGCGTGGATTTCAAGGCCTCAACCAAGCATTGCTAGTTCTGCTGCTCAAGCGCCCGGACGCTATGGCACTAGGTGACTACAGGCCGATAAGTCTAATCCACATTTTCGCCAAGCTGGTGGCGAAAATCCTGGCTACTAGACTACCCCCGGATGGAGTCCCTGGTGGATCGCAACCAATGCGCCTTCATTCGCAAACGGTGCATCCATGACAACTTCATATTGGTCCAGTAGATAGCCAAATTCCTGCAGCGGGGAAAGGAGCCGAGGGTGATGCTCAAGCTGGATATAGCTCGTGCTTTCGACTCGGTATCCTGGGGATTCCTTATGGAGGTTCTCCAGAAGATCGGGTTCAGACCGAGATTCCGGGAGCTCGTCTCCTTACTTCTCTGCATCGGAGGGGACTGAGACAGGGCGATCCCCTATCGCCATCGTTGTTTGTCCTGGTGATGAACTGGCTCAACAAGGTGTTGGCCAAGGCCACCGAGTTGGGTTTGCTGCGACGGTTGGCGCGGCGGGACCTTGTGACATCCGTGTCCCTATACGCGGATGATGTGGTGATATTTTGTCACCCGGATGAGGCAGAGCTGCATGTGGTTCGAGGCATCCTGGAGCTCTTTGGACAAGCCTCCGGCCTATGCACCAACTTCGCTAAGTGCTCGGTGTCCCCCATTGCCTTCTCCGATGAGGAAGCTGAGGGCGCTGCGGAACTCATGGAGTGCTAGCTACGCCTTTTCCGGTGAAGTACCTAGGCATCCCTCTGTCCACCAGGCGACTGTCGGTGGTGTCATTCCAGCCCCTCTTGGACAGACTAGCTGACAAGTTGCCGACGTGGCGTGCATCTATGATGCCGCGTGCAGAGCGCTTGGCGCTGATACACGATGTGCCTGCGGCGATCCCGCTGCACCAGCTGATGGTACTGGGCCTGAACAAGAAGACGCTCAAGCAGGTCAACAAGATCTTGCGAGGGTTTTTATGGGTGGGCAGGGCTGAGGCCAAGGGAGGTAACTGCCACGTGAACTGGGCTCGGGTGTGCCGACCGCTTAATCTGGGTGGTCTCGGAATCCCAGACCTCGCACGGATGGCCATCAACCTTAGGGTGCGCTGGCTGTGGAGGATGCGCACGGACCCCTTGCAACCGTGGCGCGGGCTGGACATGCAGTTCTCGAAGGCGGAGTTGGACATCTTTGCGGCATCCACTTCGATGGTGGTGGGCAATGGAGAGTCCGCCCTCTTCTGGGAGGACCGATGGGTGGACGGCAGATCCATCAAGGAGATGGCGCTGGAGGTGTACGCGCTGGTACCTAAACGACGCAGGAAGGTGCGTACGGTACGTGAGGCGCTGCTAGATCGCACTTGGATCCCGGACATAGCTGGAGCACCTAGCGCCCTCGCACTGTGGGACAGCTATGGGGCAGGCTAAGGGAGTTCCAGCTCTCGGCGGAACAAGACAAGATGGCCTGGGTTTGAACGACGGATGGCCAGTACACCTCCCATTCCTGCTATGAGACCCTTTTCCAGGGGGCGATCATCTCAGCATCTTGGGAGCTAAACTGGAGATCCTGGGCGTCTCTGAGGGTGAAATTCTTCATCTGGCCGGCATGCCTTGATAGGTGTTGGATGGGTGAGAGGTTGGCGCGTCGGGGCCTTCCACATGCGCCCAGATGCCCACTGTGTGGTCAGTCTGAGGAGACCATGACGCATCCACTCACCGGATGCCCATTCTCCAGGATGGTCTGGTACGAGGTCCTTTCGTGGATTCGATCCATCTTGGGACCTCCTTCGGAGGGTgacttcgcggagtggtggtcgctGGTGGTGCGAACTACCCCTCGCCAGCTGCGCAAAGGTACCTCGTCGATAATCATGCTCATGGCGTGGTGGATCTGGAAACATCGGAATGCTGTGATTCTCGACAACGCACAGCCTTCGGTGCCTTCCTTGTTCAACGACATCAGGACCGACGCGCGGCAGTGGGCGGACGCGGGAGCCTGGGGTGTCCACCAACTCCTCCCCTAGAATAGGGTCTCTCTTTTCTTGGGCCGAGTTGTAACGCGGCGTGTTTGTCCCTCTTTTTGGGCATGTACATATTTAACCTTCTTTATCTATCAATCATCGAAACGCAagtcttttgcgttttcgcgaaaaaataCAGTTTTGTAAATTTACAAAAATATTCATAAATTGTTTTCTTATCAGATTTGTTCCTGATTACATATGATTGTTAGCAGCTGCTGATCCTACTTGATTAACAACCACTTGAAAGAAGCATCATTTATATTCTTGAAAGGTCAACTTGCTATATCCTTGCCTAAAATTCTGAATTGATCCTAATTTCAGAGTAATGTGAAGCTAGCAATCATGTAGCAACTCAATTCATATCTGATTTGATGAAGACCTGATGTTCCACCCTAGAAGTAAAATAAACAAAAACATCGATTATTTGTGTTTTTTTAGGAAGGAACAATGACGCATACAATTATACATAACGTGCATGCGCACGTGTTTGATTACTAGTGTGAACTAGAACAAGAGAGGAGTcatttcatcttgtctgaagacaCTGGAGTCCGGCAAATCTGGCAGGTCCTTACTGACAGAGAACCTCAACCATTGCTTCTTATCCGCATACACCAGGAACGGTTGCAGCACAAGCCCGATAAGCACTGCAAGGAAGCTCACCACCATCACCTTGAAGGACGCGAGCACCATCACCATGGCGATCAGCATGAGAGGAGGCACAATCAGCAGAATGGCGCCGACAGTGCCCAGCGGGACTTTGTAAGGCCTGGGGGCATTTGGATGGGTTACTCTGTGCTTGACAAATGCGATAAACTCCAGGATCATTCCGAAACAGTAGATGTAGTTATCCGCTGCCATGATCTCATGAAAGCTCATCCATGACAGGAGGATCACACCAAGCGCAGAGAAGAGGATGCCGATCAGAGGGGTTCCATACCGTGATCTCTTGGCGAAGAATTCAGGGAGCATGCCACGCTCAGCCATCCCAAGAAGCTGGTAAGAATCAGTGCTCATCTCCGTAAGAAAGTTTCCCATATTTGACAATGCAGCACCCGCTTGAATCCAGGAATGCAACCAAAATCCACCTAGTATGGTTCCAACTTCTGCAAAATATCCGTCTGACCAGAACTCCCGTACAACCGGAGCTGCTGCTGTACAAGTGATCAGAGGGTAGAGGTGTCCCCCAACTACCACAATTAGAGCATATGAAAGTGC includes the following:
- the LOC127307184 gene encoding probable polyamine transporter At1g31830; the protein is MGDHDGFKHNVVRQTGTPKVSILPLVFLIFYEVSGGPFGIEDSVKAAGPLLAIVGVLFFAVLWGVPEALITAEMGTMFPENGGYVVWVSSALGPFWGFQQGWAKWISGVIDNALYPVLFLDYMKSSIPAFGSGLPRTMALLILTIALTYMNYRGLTIVGWVAVLLGVFSLLPFFLMGLIAVPNIEPSRWLEMDLGNTNWGLYLNTLFWKINNWDSVSTLAGEVYNPEKTIPRALSYALIVVVGGHLYPLITCTAAAPVVREFWSDGYFAEVGTILGGFWLHSWIQAGAALSNMGNFLTEMSTDSYQLLGMAERGMLPEFFAKRSRYGTPLIGILFSALGVILLSWMSFHEIMAADNYIYCFGMILEFIAFVKHRVTHPNAPRPYKVPLGTVGAILLIVPPLMLIAMVMVLASFKVMVVSFLAVLIGLVLQPFLVYADKKQWLRFSVSKDLPDLPDSSVFRQDEMTPLLF